The Spiroplasma apis B31 genomic sequence TTTTAGGTTTACTTAGAGCTTTTTTATCGAAACTCAACTCTTGTGTATCATCTTTAACTATTGTTTTTTTCTCTAAGTTCTGATTTTCTGTCATTTTCCCTTGCCTCCTTAATTATGTTTTTGATTAACTTATTACGTGACCGTGATACATTTATGCTTGCCTTAGTTTTTTTGAAACTGAATATATTTTTAATGTTACTTCCTATATTTAACGTTCAAGAGCGAATTGTTTGAAATACCTTCATGTAGTTAAAGGTTCTCAATTTATTAAAGTAGTTGATTAATTTATTTTTAAACTTCACTTTCTTGTATGTAGGTTCTAATTTTTTAGCGATGTACTTACTAAATCAATTTAAGCATAGTACCATTAGTACCGTAACCAATGCTAATTGATAAGCAACATTTAAAGTGTCTGGACTACTTCCTTCTGAAGCCATCATATAAATTTGCGTTGTTAAGGTTGCACCTGATGATAAAAATCCTTCACTTGGCATTCTAACAGCTGTTCCTAATGTCAGATAAACTGGTGCTGATTCTCCTATGATTCTTGCAATTGCTAAAATAGTCCCTGTAACTATCCCTTGCATAGAGTTCGGTAAAACAACTTTTCAAATGACACCCGTTTTTGTCATCCCTAAACCATATGCTGCTTCTTTATACATTTCAGGAACACTCGTCATCGCGTCTTCAAAAACTGAGATCAATGAAGGTAATATAACTATTGTCATTGTTAAACTTGAAGCAAAAATAGACATTGGAATTTTAAAGGCAATTACAAATAAACTTAAACCGAATACACCAAAAACAATACTTGGAGTTGAAGACAATACACTGATTGAAAATCTAATTGTTTTTGCAAACTTACTTTCTTTTCTTGCATACTCAGCAAGATAAATTGCAGCAAATAAAGCCAAAGGTATTGCAAATAATATGGAACCAATCACTAGGAGAATTGTAGTGAAAATGGTAGCAAATATACCAGATCTTTGACCTTTTATTTGAATAAATGCACTCGCATCAAAATGTCTAAGACCATCGAATAGCACCGTAAGAATTACTCAAGAAGTGAATCCTACAATTATCGCGGTCGAAGTTATCATAAAGAACTTCATAGTTGAACTATATACCTTTTTTTTAATTCTCTTATCAGTGCAACTTTTAACAAGTAAAGTTAATTTGTAAGAATCATATAAATTTGAAGTTTGCGTATTTTTTGTACGCATTTTATTTTTGCGCTTAATTTCTCTAATACTTTTTCTTTTTCTTTTATTAAAATTCCCTATTGCTAATATCAAAAGATTGATTATTATTACTAAAAAGAATAAAACTAATCCGATTGCATACAATGCCGCCTCATGATGTGATCCGTTATTTTCTAACATTTCTAGACCTATCGTTCCAGCTAAAGTCCTAATTGAAGAAAATATGAAATCTAGAAACCCACCAGAAGTATTCAATCCTTGCGTGGAATTACCTGCTATTAATATGACTGCCATAGTTTCTCCGATTATTCTTGCAACACCAGTAATAATAGCTGTAATAATTTTAGGCATTGCACTTGTTAAAACTACACCAAAAGTTGTTTTTTCTTTCGTTAGGCCAAGCCCTAACGATGCAAATCTATGACTATCAGGGACACTTTCAATAGCATTAATAGATAATGTAATCATTGTGGGTAGTGCCATAAATGCCAAAGTGATACTTGCAGTCATCATATTCGAACCATTTTTCGCACCCATCATTGTTGTTAAAGGCCCTATTTGATCTAAAGCAAACAGACCAAACACAACTGAAGGAATACCTGCAAGTAACTGAATGATTGTTATTACAAAATTTTTAAGTTTTTTATTAAGATATTCTGTGATGAATAGAGCACTAAATATAGTTAAAGGAATTGCAAACATCAGAGAAATCAAAAGCATCATCATAGTCGAACCAATTATAGATAGAATACCGTATTTAGCATCATGATCGTTATTTTTACCAGGATTTCAAATAGTTGAGAATATAAAATTTAAAAAGTCGTTTCCTTGTAATGCAGGAATAGATTTATAAATAATAAAACCAACTAATACAGCAAGGATAAACACTACAAATGTTGTAAATGCAATAACAGTTCATTTATTTGTGATATCTGCTTTTCTTTTTTTAAACTTTGTACTACCCATTAGTTTCTTTTGGTTAACCATTTTCAAAACCTCTTTTAACTTTATTTTTTGCTTGTGGATTAATTACAAAATTTTTCACAAGTCCTTCTTTTTCAAAACTTTCATTTGATTCATCAGAAATCATATAAACAAATAACTCTAATAAGTATTTAAAGTTTTTATTTTTCAGATTAAAAATAGACACGAAAGGTCTTTTAAATTCATAGCATTTTCTTATAAATTCTTCGTTTTTTTCTTTAGTTGGTTCTCAGCTGCCATCATTTTTTTGTTTTAAACCATATCAATTTTCTGGTTCGCTTCCTGAATCCGCTTTATTGCCTAATTTTTTACCACCGATGCCTGCAATTCTTACATTATTTTTAGACACTTTACCAGAAGCATCAACTTCTTCATAAACAGATGATACAAATGCGTAAGAAACGTATCCAATACCGATGTTATCCCTTATATTCCTAAACATGCTTCCATTAGAATTAACTTCAGAAGACTTCATATCAGAAGACTTTATTCCTGTTAAATCTGTAAATGCACTTCGTGTTCCTGAACCACTTTCTCTAGTTATTGTGTTGATTTTTTGGTCTTCAAAATTCGGAAGGTTAATATTATAGTTTTTCTCTTTTAGCAAATGCTTAGCAAGATCTAATCATGTTAGTTTACCAAGATATATTTGTTTCAAAATATTATTATCATCTTTTTTTAAATTAAAGTTCATAAGTGTTTCAAGTGTTATTTTATTATCCCCTACATTAGACTTGAATTCAAAAGTTCTGTACCATTCAGGAGCATTATAAATTATTGCGATGGCGTCAAGTGCAAACTCCAATGAAGCAAATGAGTTATTTTCAAACTCACCACTAACTTTATCGGCTTTAAGACTATCCTTCAAATCATTTTCGTTTAGGACATCTTGATAGTTTATCTTTTTAGAAAAACTGTTATTTTCACTTAATGTTTCTTCTTTTACTTCCTTAGAAATAAATCCTGCGGTGTACATATTTTTTTCTACACCACTAACACCAGCTTGACTACCTGTTGAGTTATAAACGAAGTCCGTTTTACTTCCATTATGCTCATAATAATTTTTAGTTAACTCCTGCATAAACGGGTTCACACTCGTACTTCCCCCAATTATAATGGAAGAGTTTTTTATAAATAAAGTTCATACTCAAAGCAATAACATCGCTATAGCTATAAGTATGAGTGAAATGCTAATTTTTTTATTCATTTCTTCTCCTTATTAATCCAAAATAAATTAATTTGAATTACTCAATTTTCTTGCTTCTAGTAATTTAATTTGAACAAGCTTTGTAATACCCTTTTGTTGCATTGTTGCTCCAAATAATATATCACAATTTTCCATAGTTCCAATTCTATGAGTTACAATCATAAACTGCGTATTTTCTGTAAAAGTTTTAATGTACTTTGCGAAGCGTTCAACATTTGCTATGTCCAAAGGAGCCTCGACCTCATCCAATATGACCAATGGAATAGGTTTGACTTTAAGGATAGAGAATAGTACAGACAAAGCCACCATTGATTTCTCTCCACCAGATAGTAAGTTTAAGTTACTTATTTTTTTACCAGGTGGAGATATTTTGATATCGATACCTGAATTCAAAATATCATTTGGGGTTGTGTATACAATAGATGCTGTACCCCCACCAAATAAAGTCGCAAATGTTTTTGGTAATGCATCATTAACTTGTTTAATTATGGTTTTGAATTGTGTTGTCATTTGAATGTCCATATCGTTGATAGCGGTTTTTAAACTTCCGATCGATTCTTGAACATCATTAGTTTGCTCAACATAATTTTGATACCTTTTGTTCTCTTCTTCATATTCTTGAATTGCGTCAACATTGATATTTCCCAGGGATTTTATTTCGCTTCTTAAAAGATTTATTTTCTTTCTAGTTTCATCTTCATCTAGTATAGCAACTTTTTCAAGTTCTATCGCAGATTCAAAAGTTAAATTATAGTTTTGTCCTAATCTTTCTGTAAGATTAGATTGTTTTTCAAATAGAAGCAATCTGTCGGTAGATAAGCTAGAGTAATTATCTTTCAACCTTTGCAACATTTTGCGCTCTTCATCAATAGTTAAATTTAAATCGTTTTGTTTTTCAACAGATTTATCCTTAACTGAGCGAATAACATTAATTTTTTGATTTATTTCTTCTTTTTTTGATTCTAGCTGCGAAATCTTTTCTACCACTTCAATAATTTGTTCATCAATTGATTGAACTAAATCAACGTTACTATTTAATTCTTTTCCAGTTAGGATTCGATATTCTTCCTTAACATCAGAAATTTCTTTTTCATAATGTTCCGATGCTTTTTTCGCTGCACCTATGGAACTTTGTGTTTCTGTTAACTCTTCTCTTAGTAACTCTATTTTTTCATTTATTAATGCTATTTTTTTGACGATCGAACTCTCTTCATGATCAAGACTAAGTTTGCTCTTTTCTAATTCTGTTAATTTAGATGCGTCGAAAGTTAAAGTGCTTTTAATTTTTCTACTTCCACCAACAATAGCACCGTGTGGCAATATTCTCTCTCCATCTAACGTTACAATGTTGAATTTGTAATTTATCAACTTAGCTAATTCAACAGCATTATCATAATTATCCACTACTATAAATGAACCAACTAAATAATCTAGAACTACTTGATATTTTTTGTTTGTTTTAATAAGTTCATTTGCGAATCCTAAGAACCCGTTTGCGTTTTGAATTGCAAATTTTTTTTCACCAGATATTAAGTTTGGTTTTAGCGTATCAAGTGGTAAAAATGTTGCATATCCCGCCTTGTTCGATTTTAAAAAATTTATAGCTTGTTTTACATCGTTTGCTGTGGTTGCAACAATATTTTGAACTGAGTTCTGCAATATACTACTCATAGCTAACTCATGTTCTTGGTCAATACTTATGATTTCCTGAACTGTTCCTATTATTCCGTTTAAAGTTTTTTTATTCTCTAAAACATTTTTAACTCCTTCAAAATAACCTTCAAGTGAATTCTTTTTATTATTGATATTCTCTAATAATATTTCAATTTTAGTTATTTCTTTTCTCAGTAAGTCAAGTTTATTATTAAAATCAAATCTTTCTTTACTTAAAGAGTCAACAAGTTTTTTCTTATCTTGTTTTTCATTCAATAACCTTGCTAGCTTTTGTTCTTCAGAGT encodes the following:
- the pstA gene encoding phosphate ABC transporter permease PstA, yielding MVNQKKLMGSTKFKKRKADITNKWTVIAFTTFVVFILAVLVGFIIYKSIPALQGNDFLNFIFSTIWNPGKNNDHDAKYGILSIIGSTMMMLLISLMFAIPLTIFSALFITEYLNKKLKNFVITIIQLLAGIPSVVFGLFALDQIGPLTTMMGAKNGSNMMTASITLAFMALPTMITLSINAIESVPDSHRFASLGLGLTKEKTTFGVVLTSAMPKIITAIITGVARIIGETMAVILIAGNSTQGLNTSGGFLDFIFSSIRTLAGTIGLEMLENNGSHHEAALYAIGLVLFFLVIIINLLILAIGNFNKRKRKSIREIKRKNKMRTKNTQTSNLYDSYKLTLLVKSCTDKRIKKKVYSSTMKFFMITSTAIIVGFTSWVILTVLFDGLRHFDASAFIQIKGQRSGIFATIFTTILLVIGSILFAIPLALFAAIYLAEYARKESKFAKTIRFSISVLSSTPSIVFGVFGLSLFVIAFKIPMSIFASSLTMTIVILPSLISVFEDAMTSVPEMYKEAAYGLGMTKTGVIWKVVLPNSMQGIVTGTILAIARIIGESAPVYLTLGTAVRMPSEGFLSSGATLTTQIYMMASEGSSPDTLNVAYQLALVTVLMVLCLNWFSKYIAKKLEPTYKKVKFKNKLINYFNKLRTFNYMKVFQTIRSWTLNIGSNIKNIFSFKKTKASINVSRSRNKLIKNIIKEARENDRKSELREKNNS
- a CDS encoding AAA family ATPase, with protein sequence MIFLKRIEAFGFKSFAEPTTLNYGYAMTGIVGPNGSGKSNITDAIMWALGEQSSKSLRGDSMEDIVFSGSSEHKALNMAEVTLVFDNSTRAFSSLEYNEVSITRKYFKLNKESEYYINGTRVRLKDIQDVALETGLTKSSLAIISQGSISSFVESSPEQRRRLFDEAAGVARYKKRKEEALRKLIRSQENLDRLNDIINEIERKLPSLKRQSSKALEYQKKWEELKNIEVSILVKDIQLYKKRILEIDEEKLNLKSKISSLDKNIVIKAEEFNNLNKKSFMNEKELASLNKEFTEIVDNIGKLRISKINLESKKSKLDIDEKEFRISELKNKSKEYEVKLNSEEQKLARLLNEKQDKKKLVDSLSKERFDFNNKLDLLRKEITKIEILLENINNKKNSLEGYFEGVKNVLENKKTLNGIIGTVQEIISIDQEHELAMSSILQNSVQNIVATTANDVKQAINFLKSNKAGYATFLPLDTLKPNLISGEKKFAIQNANGFLGFANELIKTNKKYQVVLDYLVGSFIVVDNYDNAVELAKLINYKFNIVTLDGERILPHGAIVGGSRKIKSTLTFDASKLTELEKSKLSLDHEESSIVKKIALINEKIELLREELTETQSSIGAAKKASEHYEKEISDVKEEYRILTGKELNSNVDLVQSIDEQIIEVVEKISQLESKKEEINQKINVIRSVKDKSVEKQNDLNLTIDEERKMLQRLKDNYSSLSTDRLLLFEKQSNLTERLGQNYNLTFESAIELEKVAILDEDETRKKINLLRSEIKSLGNINVDAIQEYEEENKRYQNYVEQTNDVQESIGSLKTAINDMDIQMTTQFKTIIKQVNDALPKTFATLFGGGTASIVYTTPNDILNSGIDIKISPPGKKISNLNLLSGGEKSMVALSVLFSILKVKPIPLVILDEVEAPLDIANVERFAKYIKTFTENTQFMIVTHRIGTMENCDILFGATMQQKGITKLVQIKLLEARKLSNSN
- the ptsS gene encoding phosphate ABC transporter substrate-binding protein, giving the protein MNKKISISLILIAIAMLLLWVWTLFIKNSSIIIGGSTSVNPFMQELTKNYYEHNGSKTDFVYNSTGSQAGVSGVEKNMYTAGFISKEVKEETLSENNSFSKKINYQDVLNENDLKDSLKADKVSGEFENNSFASLEFALDAIAIIYNAPEWYRTFEFKSNVGDNKITLETLMNFNLKKDDNNILKQIYLGKLTWLDLAKHLLKEKNYNINLPNFEDQKINTITRESGSGTRSAFTDLTGIKSSDMKSSEVNSNGSMFRNIRDNIGIGYVSYAFVSSVYEEVDASGKVSKNNVRIAGIGGKKLGNKADSGSEPENWYGLKQKNDGSWEPTKEKNEEFIRKCYEFKRPFVSIFNLKNKNFKYLLELFVYMISDESNESFEKEGLVKNFVINPQAKNKVKRGFENG